The DNA segment TCGTCGAAACCCAGAGCTTGCCTTGCGGCTCTTCACCCAGGCCGTCACCGTCGAGCCAGGGATGTCCGAGGCTCACAACAACTTGGGTGCGATGCTGGCCCAATCGAACCCGGTCTCGGCCCAGCAGCACTACCAGCAAGCCATCGCCTTAAATGGCAACAACGCCGATGCTCACAACAATCTGGCGAACTTGCTGGCACGCCAAGGCAATCTGGAAGAGGCGATCCGGCACTATGAAGTCGCGATCGAGATTCGCCCTGACTTCCCACTTGCCTCTAGCAACTTGGATGTCGTCCGGCAGATGGCCCGGGAAGCGAAAGCCAAACCGCAGTGAGTTCCCTCGATGAAGACAGACAGCGTCCTGAAAACTCGAAACGCGAATTGGCTGCACTACTGGCTGGCATGCGGATTGATCGTTCTCGCCACGCTGGTTTCTTACCACCGCACGTTCAACTATCCGTTCCACTTCGATGGTCAGGTCACCGTTCAAGCCAATCCTGATTTCCAGAAACTCGATTGGGACAGCATCCCTACCCGGACTCGGCAGTTGGTCGCCCTGACCTGGCAACTCAACCATGTTGCCGACGGCGGAAGTCTCGTCGGTTACCACGTGGTGAACATCGCGATCCATGTCTTTGCCGGCCTGTTGCTATTCGTCTTTGTCGACCGCACGTTGCAACTTCCCTCGGTCCCCACACGTTACCGCGAACCTGGTCTGCTGTTGGCGGCCGCCATCGCGATTCTTTGGGTCGTGCACCCCCTGCAGACTCAATCAGTCACCTACATCGTGCAGCGATACGAATCGCTGATGGGTATGTTCTTTCTGCTGGCAATGGTTTGCCTGGCATGGGGAGCTTCGTCCAAGCGAGGCTGGCCATGGTATGCCGGCGGCATCATCGCCAGCTTCGCGGCGGTGCTCTGCAAAGAAGTTGCGATCGTGCTGCCGCTGGTCATGCTTTGGTACGACCGTGCTTTCCTGGCCTCGTCTTGGCGACAGCTCTTGCGGCAACGCGGTTTGTTCTATGCAGGCCTCTTCGCTTCGTGGCTGATCCTGGCTCAGGTTATCTGGGTGCCGACGTCCCAGCATGCGGTCAGCGGCGTTGTTCAAGTGGAAGAAATCGAATACACCGCCCAGGGACCGATCCGCCACGTCATCGGCCCCAAGGAGTATCTCTACAGCCAGGCCAAGGCGATTCCGTTCTACCTACGCCTGACGCTCGTTCCCGATGGGCAGTCGCTCGACCATGGCTGGCGTGGCACTTATTCCCTCACGGAAGCGATCCTGCCAGGACTCGTGGTCATTGCTGCGCTCGGGCTCACTGGCTGGGCAGTCGTTCGGTCCCCTCAGCTTAGCTTCGTGGGTGGATGGTTCTTTTTGATCTTGGCACCCACCTCGAGCATTCTGCCGATCAAAGATATTGTCTTCGAGCACCGGATGTATCTTCCCTTAGCTGCTCCTTTGACGTTGATCGTTCTGGGACTATGGGAAGCGATTCGGCGGCTGGCCCCCAAGGACGATGTGCCAGCGCAATCTCGCAAGCTGATCGCCGCGATGACACTACTCGTGGTGATCTATGGCGGCGTAACGCTGGCCCGGAACGAAGTTTACCGCTCGGACGAAGCGATGTGGCTCGATGTCATCGCAAAGAATCCGATGCATGAACGGGGCTACCACGGGCTCGCTCATGCTTACATTCTTCAGGGCGACTGGGAGGCTGCCATTCCGTTTCTCGAGAAGACGATGGCGTTGAACCCCAATTACCCGTTCGATCCGTACTACGGTGAGTCGCTCTTTCAGGCGGCCCAACTCTCGATCGCTCAGGGGAATGTGGAGGGAACAATCACATTGCTCGACCTGTCGATCCGCTTGAACCCTTCCGACCCAGAGCCGTACGTTTTGATGGCTCAGATTCTTCAGCGGCATAGCCCGGCACAAAGTGTCGCCCTTTTGAAGGTGGCGTTAAAACTCGACCCGGATTATCTGGAAGCCCGGGAGTTGCTTTCCCAGCTTCGGCCGTAAGGGCTTCGCGCCCTATTCCGCGCGAAAGGTGTACGATTCGCGGTTCTTCTTAGCCCCCGTCGAATCCGCTAGCGAATTACCTTGACCGTGCCGAGAGGGGGGGATAAATTGCGTTAACACTCGCCCGTCTTGGTCGTAGTGCGCGCAGTATCGAAACATTTGTAATCGCTTCAAGTGGCTCTTCCCATCTAGGTTCGACTGGCACGCGTCTTTGCGCAGCGTTGTGATTTTGCGGAAGAAGCTTCCCAAGGCATCAGCAGGTTGGCACGGATGTTGTTCCAGCGATTGGCTTCCAAGGTGTCCGTCCTCGCTCCCGCGAAGATCAATCTCTTTCTAGAGTTGCTCGCAAAGCGTGCGGATGGATTTCATGAACTGGAAACGGTGATGGTTGCCGTCTCGCTGTTCGACCGCCTGGAAGTCACCCCCACGAGCGATCATCCCGAGATCACCTTGGATTGTGCCTGGGATGCAGGGCAAGTTGCGCAGGCCAAGCAAATCGGCGATGCCGGTCAATTGCTAGGTGATTTGCCTCCCCAAGAGACGAATCTCGTCTATCGCGCCGTCAAGTTGCTGCAAACGGAAGAGAAAGTTCGCCAAGGCGCGAAAGTTGTTTTACAGAAACGGATTCCATCCGCCTCGGGGTTCGGTGGCGCGTCGAGCGATGCGGCGGCTGCCTTGTTTGCGGCGAATTTGGCTTGGAAGCTGAACCTGTCGATCGATCGTCTAAGTGAACTGGCCGCGAGCCTGGGAAGCGACATTCCGTTC comes from the Bremerella sp. JC817 genome and includes:
- the ispE gene encoding 4-(cytidine 5'-diphospho)-2-C-methyl-D-erythritol kinase, producing MLFQRLASKVSVLAPAKINLFLELLAKRADGFHELETVMVAVSLFDRLEVTPTSDHPEITLDCAWDAGQVAQAKQIGDAGQLLGDLPPQETNLVYRAVKLLQTEEKVRQGAKVVLQKRIPSASGFGGASSDAAAALFAANLAWKLNLSIDRLSELAASLGSDIPFFLHAGQLGSGQAMATGRGEKIESFPGRRLDLVLIRPPGGVSTAEAYRRCRIPEVPDSADPILANLKSDQRMSIPRNLTNRLIAPAREISSRVDQLATTCEQLDVVAHQMSGSGSGYFAICRSSTHARQVAARLKAQKVGMVFPVTTCGIRTLRN